Part of the Azospirillum formosense genome is shown below.
GAGCGCCGCCGCGCCGAGGCGGAGCTGCAGAAGTCGCAGAAGATGGAGGCGGTGGGCCGCATGGCCGGCGGCATCGCCCACGAATTCAACAACATGCTGACCGCCATCGGCGGATTCGCCCGGCTGGCCGAACGGGCGCCGGACGATCCGGGGCGCGTCACCACCTGCGTGCGGGAGATCGCCAAGGCGTCCGACCGGGCCGCCGCGCTGACCGCCCAGCTTCTCGACTTCTCGCGCCGACGCCCCTCGGACGAGAGGGAGGTGGTGGCGCTGGCGCCGCTGGTGCGCGACCTGAAGGTCTTCCTGAAGCCGCTGATGAGCGCCGGCATCGATCTGGACATCCGCATCGGGGATGGGGACGCCCACGCCGTCGCCAACCCGGTGATGCTGAACCAAGCCATCCTCAACCTCGCCCTCAACGCGCGCGACGCCATGCCGGACGGCGGACGGCTGACCATCGCGCTGGACAGCGTGCTGCCGGACGGGGCCTTCTTCGGGCGGCACGGCGCGCTGGCGCACGGGCGCTACGCCGTGATCCGGGTCATCGACGAGGGCTGCGGCGTGCCGGAGGCGGTGCGCGACCGCATCTGGGAACCCTTTTTCACCACCAAGGAGCCGGGCAAGGGCACCGGCCTCGGCCTGTGGATGGTCTACGGCACCGCCCGGCAGGCCGGCGGCGCCGCCGAGATGGAGGCCGGGCCGGACGGGCGCGGCAGCGTCTTCTCCATCCATCTGCCCGCCGTTCCCGCCCCCGTTCCGGCCGTTTCGCTGGCGGGCGGGCTGGGGCTGGGCGAGGACGAGGGGGCCGCCATCCTGCTGGTGGACGACGAGGATTCCGTGCGCACCTATGTCCGGCTGGCGCTGGAGGAGGCCGGCTGCACGGTGACGGAGGCGGTGGACGGGCTGGACGCGCTGGAGCGCTGGGACGAATGCGGCGGGCTGTTCGACGCCGTGGTGTCCGACATGTCCATGCCGCGCATGAACGGCCTTGAGCTGAGCCGCGCCTTGGCGGAGCGCAACCCCGACCTGCGCATCCTCTTCCTGACGGGCTACGCGTCCCATGAGACGGCGGCGGACATGACGGCACAGCCGGGCCGCCGGATCGTCATGAAGCCAGTGGCTCCGGACCGCCTGATCGAGGCGGTGCGTGAGCTGCTGGCCGAATGAGACGGGAGTCGGGAATGGCTTCGGACCAGCGCAACACGGACGGCGGCCGGGAAACCGACGCCGACGGCGGAATCGACACAGCGGTCTGCCGGACCCCGGAGGACTTCTACACCCCGCAGGGCCGCGACAGCATCGGCCGGCATTGCCAGCGCTATTTCGACGAGAACGCGCTGACCCCGACCGAGCTTCTGCACTCCCCCCGCCACCAGCAGAGCCTGTCCAACATCCCGACCTTCGTCGCCATCCTGCAGCAGGCGGAACGGGCGATGGACCGCAAGGGCGCGCTGACCGCCCTGGTCAACGAGGTCGCCCGCGTGACCCGCGAGCGGCTGAAGGACGCCCAGCCGCCGGACCTGACGCCGGCCAGCTACGCCGCGACGGCGGAACGGCTGATCGCCGCCCGCGACGCCTTCACCGGGCGCTTCATGGTCGACGCGGCGCTGACCACGCATCTGTACCAGGGCCGCAGCTTCGCCGAGAAGGCGCGGCTCCTGCTGGAACTGGCGGACGGTCTGGAGGACGCCGACGCGCTGGCGCCGCTCGACCGGCTGCTCGGCGAGATCCTGCGCAGCGACACCGGCACCGCCTCCTGCTCGATGGACGCGCCCTTCGTGGACCGGGTGGACATGATCGTGTCGCTGATCGCCGGCGACAAGCCGCTGTCCGACGAGGCGCCGCCGGTCTTCCGGGGGCTGGAGACGCTGGTGCGCCGCACGGCCATGCCGGTGCTGAGCGACAGCCTGATCTTCGCGCTGCGCCGCGAATTGTCGAAGCCCGACCGCTTCACCATCACCAGCGCCGGCGACCTGTTCGGGGTGGAGGCGGTGCAGCGGGAGATCATGGCGCTGAGCCAGGTGTCGCAGCGGCTGCGCACGGGAGAGGGCTATTTCGGCGGCGCCCGGACGGAGGCGGCGCTCCAGCGGCGCAGCGCTCTGCTCGTCAACGAGGACACGCTGCCCGAGATCACCAAGGGCCGGACGCTGATGCAGAAGCTCCGCATCCTGTTCGTCCTGCAGAGGATGCCCCTGTCGCCGAGCGCCGAGCGGGCGGTGAACGGCTACCTGACGCAGTTCTTCGACGGGCGGGATTTCGCCGGGCGCCTGCTCGACTGCTGGAAGGAGAAGACCGAGAAGCTGAAGGGGCTGGCCGAGGTGCAGAAGCTCGTGCTCGACAGCGCCTTCGCCGAGGACGCCCGCGAGCACATGGCCGGGCAGATCGACGAGATCCAGAACGCCTTCATCCGCACCCAGCGCCTGCTGAGCCCCCTCCAGGGCAAGGACGAGCCGAACCCCGACATGGTGCTGGAGATGGTGCGGCTGGCCGGCGACGGCGCCTTCTGCCGCGGCAAGAGCCGGGCGGCGGTCGCCAAGGCGCTGTACCGGCAGGTGCACCGGCCGCGCTTCGTGCGCTCCTTCCTGCTGGGCGCCACGGGCGGCAAGGAGCGCTCGGCCCGCGCCTCCTGGATGCGTGGGGCCCTGGGGGTGATCGGGGTGCCCTTCATCGACCTCGGCGCCATCCGCGTCCTGGTCGTCGACGACGAGGACGGGCCGCGTCACTTCGTCGAATCGGTGCTGCGCGACCTCGGCATCGGCCACATCGACACGGCGGCGGACGGGCAGGAGGCGCTGCTCCGGCTGGCCGGGGACGGGGCATACGACCTGATCGTCTGCGACTGGATGATGCCGAAGGCCAGCGGCCTGGACGTGCTGCGCCGCGTCCGCGAGGTGCGGCGCGATCTGCCCTTCCTGATGGTGACGGCGCTCGCCACGCTGAAGGCGGTGGAGCGGGCGCTGGCCCACAATGTCAGCGCCTACATCGCCAAGCCCTTCACCCCGGAGCAGCTCGAGGAAAAGGTCTTTCTCGTCCTGACGCAAAAATCGGCCCCCGGCGCCTGAGAGGAGCAACCAAAGCTGGCTGCGGCATTCTTTTCTGTCTCCTGTGGGTTATCAATTTTTCGGCTGGGATACCAAAACAATCTCAACGGTTGCTCTGATGTTGTTGGACTTTCTTTGCGGTGAATTGAGTAAAACTATTAATAAATGAGTCACGATTGCTTCGATAGCATTCCGGCAAAGAAACGGCCCGCGCGCCACCGCCCGTCGGCGCGGATTTGTCGGAAGGGTTGTCATGTTCGATAATGTGTCCATCCGCTCGAAGCTCTGGGGACTGGTGGCTTTGGCGAGCGTCGCGTCGGCGGCCGTCGTCGGGGCCGGCCTCTGGCTGAATTACCAGCGCATGCATGCGGACCGCGTCCAGTCCCTGCGCTTCATGGTGGAGGCCGCCCACAGCATGGCCGCCGCCTACGAGGCGGAGGCCGCCGCCGGGCAGATCACGCGGGAGGAGGCGCAGGCCCGTTTCAAGCGGTCGCTTCTCGGCATGCGCTACGGCGGGCAGGAGTATCTGTTCGCGATCACGCTGGACGGCTTCGGCTTCGCCCACCCCAGCCCGAAGCTGATGGGGCAGAACGTGTCCGGCGTGAAGGACACCAAGGGCGCGCCGATCCTGATGGACATGGCCCGGATCGCCAAGGCCTCGGGGGAAGGCACCTACGGCTATTACTGGAACGTCGCCCCGAACAGCGACGAGACCGCCGCCAAGCTGTCCTACATCAAGGTCTTCCAGCCCTGGGGCATCTACATCGGGACGGGCGTCTTCATCGACGACATCCGCGGTGCCTTCCTGGGCACGCTGTGGACCGTTCTGGTGGTAGCCGGTCTTCTGGCGGTGCCGGCGGTCGCCCTGATCGCGCTGGTCGGCGTGCGGCTCAGCGCCACGATCCGCAGCCTCAGCGCCCGCATGCACGCGCTGGCGGACGGCGATCTCTCGGTCTCCTTTCCCGAGGCGAACCGCCGCGACGAGATCGGCGCCATGGCCGGCGCCGCCCGCGTGTTCCTGGGCAACGCCGCGGAGAAGAAGCGCCTGGAGGCCGATCAGGCCGCGGCGCTGCGCCGCTCGGAGGAGGACAAGCGCCGCACCCTCGCCGGTCTCGCTGAACGGTTCGAGCGGAGCGTCGGCGAGGTGATGAAGTCGGTGTCGCACGAAACCGAGGCGATGGAGCGCGAGGCCCAGGAGATGACCCGCGCCGCCGGGCAGACCGACCGGCTGGCCGGGGCGGTGGCGTCGGCGACGGAGCAGACCTCGGCCAACGTGCAGACGGTCGCGGTCGCGACGGAGCAACTGTCGGGCTCGGTGGGGGAGATCAGCCGCCGGGTCGCCGACGCCTCGCGGATCGCGCGCGAGGCCGCCACCGCGTCGGAGCGCGCCACCGGCAAGGTGACCGGGCTGGCCGAGGCGGTCGGGCGGATCGGCACCGTGGTCAGCCTGATCAACGACATCGCGGCGCAGACCAATCTGCTGGCGCTCAACGCCACCATCGAGGCGGCGCGCGCCGGCGAGGCCGGCAAGGGTTTCGCGGTGGTCGCCGGCGAGGTGAAGAGCCTCGCCAGCCAGACCGCCAAGGCGACCGAGGAAATCGCCGCCCAGGTCGCCGGCGTCCAGTCCGCGACCGGCGAGGCGGTGGCGGAGATCGGCGGGGTGGCGCGGGTGATCGAGCAGGTGAACGGCATCGCCACCATCATCGCGTCGGCGGTGGAGGAGCAGGGGGCGGCGACCCAGGCGATCAGCCGCAACGTGCAGCAGGCCGCCGAGGTCACCCGCGATGTGGCGCGCGACATCTCCGGCGTGACCGCCGCCGCCGGGCAATGCGGGAAGATGGCCTACGCCGTGCTGGAGGCATCCCGGCAACTGGCCCAGCAGTCGGAGACCCTGAACGGCGAGATCGGCGGATTCCTCGGCACCCTGCGCACGCAGTGAACGGTGGGGCGCCGGCGGGCCGTCAGTCGGCGGCGGCGCGCACCCCCAGATCCGGGGGCGCCGCTGGAACCGTCGCCTTCGGCGCCGGCTTTTCCCGCTCCGGCTTCTCCAGAACGGTCGTCTCCACCCAGTCCGCGACGTGGCGGGCGACCGCTTCCCAGCCGGGTTCGAGCATCATGCTGTGCCCCATCTCCGGGAAGAAGACCGGCTCCGTCCGGAAGGCGCGGGCGGTGGCCTCGACCTGATCCTTGGGGATCAGCCGGTCCTCCTCCGCGCCCAGAACGGCCACGCGGACGCCGCGGGCCGGCAGCAGCGGGAAGGGAATCCAGCCGCCGATGTCGAGAAGCACGCGCTGCGATTCCTCCTGCATCCGCGGCTCATAGCGCTTGGCCAGTTCCAGCGGCACGCGGTCGGAGAACATGGCGCGGCGCACCGCCTCCGCTTCGATCCCGTTGGAGAAGGTCATCAGCATGCCCATCTGCTGGAACACGTAGGGATCGCTCCAGGCCAGCCGCAACGAGGACTCCAGCAGGCCGTGCGGCGGAGCGGAGGCCATCAGCACCGCCCCCGGGAAGCGGCGCCGGGTCATGGCCCGCTGAACCACCATGCCCCCCATGGAGTGGCCGATCAGCACCGGCGGCGCCGAGCAGGAGGCCACGGCGGT
Proteins encoded:
- a CDS encoding response regulator, producing MASDQRNTDGGRETDADGGIDTAVCRTPEDFYTPQGRDSIGRHCQRYFDENALTPTELLHSPRHQQSLSNIPTFVAILQQAERAMDRKGALTALVNEVARVTRERLKDAQPPDLTPASYAATAERLIAARDAFTGRFMVDAALTTHLYQGRSFAEKARLLLELADGLEDADALAPLDRLLGEILRSDTGTASCSMDAPFVDRVDMIVSLIAGDKPLSDEAPPVFRGLETLVRRTAMPVLSDSLIFALRRELSKPDRFTITSAGDLFGVEAVQREIMALSQVSQRLRTGEGYFGGARTEAALQRRSALLVNEDTLPEITKGRTLMQKLRILFVLQRMPLSPSAERAVNGYLTQFFDGRDFAGRLLDCWKEKTEKLKGLAEVQKLVLDSAFAEDAREHMAGQIDEIQNAFIRTQRLLSPLQGKDEPNPDMVLEMVRLAGDGAFCRGKSRAAVAKALYRQVHRPRFVRSFLLGATGGKERSARASWMRGALGVIGVPFIDLGAIRVLVVDDEDGPRHFVESVLRDLGIGHIDTAADGQEALLRLAGDGAYDLIVCDWMMPKASGLDVLRRVREVRRDLPFLMVTALATLKAVERALAHNVSAYIAKPFTPEQLEEKVFLVLTQKSAPGA
- a CDS encoding alpha/beta hydrolase, with the translated sequence MPQLEILSRRPAGPVKPVPLLFVHGAFCAGWIWDEHFLPWFAEQGWEAHAVSLRGHGGSAGRDRLNSFGIADYVEDVLTAVASCSAPPVLIGHSMGGMVVQRAMTRRRFPGAVLMASAPPHGLLESSLRLAWSDPYVFQQMGMLMTFSNGIEAEAVRRAMFSDRVPLELAKRYEPRMQEESQRVLLDIGGWIPFPLLPARGVRVAVLGAEEDRLIPKDQVEATARAFRTEPVFFPEMGHSMMLEPGWEAVARHVADWVETTVLEKPEREKPAPKATVPAAPPDLGVRAAAD
- a CDS encoding cache domain-containing protein; its protein translation is MFDNVSIRSKLWGLVALASVASAAVVGAGLWLNYQRMHADRVQSLRFMVEAAHSMAAAYEAEAAAGQITREEAQARFKRSLLGMRYGGQEYLFAITLDGFGFAHPSPKLMGQNVSGVKDTKGAPILMDMARIAKASGEGTYGYYWNVAPNSDETAAKLSYIKVFQPWGIYIGTGVFIDDIRGAFLGTLWTVLVVAGLLAVPAVALIALVGVRLSATIRSLSARMHALADGDLSVSFPEANRRDEIGAMAGAARVFLGNAAEKKRLEADQAAALRRSEEDKRRTLAGLAERFERSVGEVMKSVSHETEAMEREAQEMTRAAGQTDRLAGAVASATEQTSANVQTVAVATEQLSGSVGEISRRVADASRIAREAATASERATGKVTGLAEAVGRIGTVVSLINDIAAQTNLLALNATIEAARAGEAGKGFAVVAGEVKSLASQTAKATEEIAAQVAGVQSATGEAVAEIGGVARVIEQVNGIATIIASAVEEQGAATQAISRNVQQAAEVTRDVARDISGVTAAAGQCGKMAYAVLEASRQLAQQSETLNGEIGGFLGTLRTQ